Within Raineyella sp. W15-4, the genomic segment CGCAGCACCCGGGTCTCCTCCGACAGCGCGGCGAGCCGCTCCGGCGTGGCGGCGAAGATGCCGTCGATCATCGCCTCGACGTTGCCGTCGATGACGGTCAGCGGCGTCCGCATCTCGTGGGCCACCTCGCCGATCAGCCGCACCCGACGGGTCTCCGACTCCTGCAACGCCGCGCCGAGGGCGTTGATGTCCTCGGCGAGCGCGGCGAGCTCCACCTCATCGGGGATGTCCACTCGGGTGTCGTAGTCGCCACCGGCCAGTGCCCGGGTGGCGGTCCGGACCCGGTCGAGCGGGCGCAACAGTCGATGCACCATCAGCCAGGCCAGCAGCGCCGCCACGACGAGCGCCGCCAGCAGGCCGACGAGCAGCGCCTGGTTGATCGCCGCATCGAACGCCTCCAACAGCACCCGACCCCGGCCGGTGCCCGGACCGGCCCCCGTCGGACCGAGACCGCCCGCCGCACCGGTCCGCCGGGCGAAGTCGGCCGGCGCGAGCAGCCGCACCAACCCGAAGGCGACACCCGCCCCGACCAACGCCACGGCAAGGTGGGAGAGCAGCAGGCGGGTGCTCAGCCGACCGACCGTACGCTTCATCGCGACGCCGCCACGCACTTGTAGCCGACGCCGCGTACCGTCGCCACGAACCGTGGCTGCGCGGGGTCGTCGCCCAGCGCGGCGCGGATGGTGCGGATGTGGACGTCGACGATCCGCTCGTCGCCGAAGTAGTCGCTTCCCCAGACCCGTTCGAGGAGCTGACGACGGGAGAAGACCCGCCGAGGCGCCTGACACATCACGGTGAGCAGGTCGAAGTCCAGCGCCGACAGGTCCACCGACCGGTCGTCGACCCGGATCTCGCGGCGGCCGCGATCGACGACCAACCCGTCGAGCTCGAC encodes:
- a CDS encoding HAMP domain-containing sensor histidine kinase, with the protein product MKRTVGRLSTRLLLSHLAVALVGAGVAFGLVRLLAPADFARRTGAAGGLGPTGAGPGTGRGRVLLEAFDAAINQALLVGLLAALVVAALLAWLMVHRLLRPLDRVRTATRALAGGDYDTRVDIPDEVELAALAEDINALGAALQESETRRVRLIGEVAHEMRTPLTVIDGNVEAMIDGIFAATPERLAALSEETRVLRRLAEDLSALSRAEEGRLSLAPAPLDLTVLVGEETDRLRAQYAAAGVTLELMPGPPVPVVADADRIRQVLTNLLGNALRACSAGDRVTVGVTSDGGTAEATVADTGRGIAAGDLPRVFERFYRVPDPASGLRSGTGSGIGLTIARSIARAHGGELTAVSPGPGGGATFRLVLPKA